ATGGAGGCCGGGAAAACGTGTTCATCCGGTTGAAGAGAAGCGGATCTTGAAGCCCGCAGGGTGAGTGAATCTGAAAGTGGCACGAATCAAACCTCCGTTCCCTGCTGGCCGTATTCCATTCAAGCTGTGGCCTATTGCCCCGCCGTGCCCGTGACGGGTACTCTGCCGGGCACAAGGTCTCCCGCCCCTTGTAAGACCTTGTAAGAATTCGTTCGGCTTCATCATTCACTTTTCGTGCGTTTCAGACGGATGCCGGTTCAGTGGTCCGTCTGTGCGAGGCCGTGCCCCGGAGTCCTGCTCAGACGCTTTACAAAGCTGCGGGGGTGGGAAATTTTGAAAAATGGACCAGAGGCATATTCAGCCATTCTTCCTCAATCCCCAAGCAGTGTTCTTCATAACCTGTTGCAGGGCATCTTTTTATTTTATCCTGCCATTAAAAGGGCAAATGCGAATTCGCAATCCGCCGGCTCTTTATTCACATATTATTCAAAATTCAATTATTAAATTTGATTAATAATCAATGTGTTATCTATTTAAAAAATAATCCCTCCAGAGAAAACCGGAAAAATCTGGTTACCGGGAGCATTTCCCTTCCGGTAGAAAACCGTTGCAGCTGATTCTTTTCCTTTGACAGCGGATTGCGAATTCCTTATTTATATTCACAATCATATTCCCCTTGCCGTGTTGTGGGAAAGGTTCTTTTATGATTGAATAACCCATTAATTGTCAAACGTTACATGAAATTACACCTTCCCTTGAATCTGCTGGCCGCCCTGCTGACCTCCTTCTCAGGAGTAACTCTTGGAACTGCCACCTTTGCAGGAGTTTCTGGTCTTCTAATAACAGTATCACAGACTTATGCCGCGGATGTCGCTTTTAACGGGACACAGGTGAATGTGGCGGCGGGAGGGAACGCCACTTATGACATCGGCACCGTCACGGCTTCCACAACATTGCAATTTGCCGGAGCGGGCAACGCCACGATCACGAACCTGAACGGGGATGCCCCGGAAGCCGTGCTGACGGTGAACCGGGCCGCCAGCGGAGGCACGGCTCTCTCCACCCTCACCCTGAACGGGGCGGGCACCTTCAACGGAATCATTTCCCTCTATTCCAACACGACAGGGGGAACGCAGAACAACATCCTGAACCTCAACCACGCGCTGGCGGCTCAGAACGCCACGATCAAGTTGGGCGGCTATGGGTATGCGACGGGCGCTTCCGTCCTGAAAGCGGGCGTGGACACCTCCATCAGCAAGCTGGAGCACAACAACGCCGCGGCCCTGATTACCGGGGAGGGAACCACGCTGACCATCACCGGAGACTCCTCCTCCTACGGCGGCAGCTTTGGCGGCACCGTGACGGTTGATTACACGGGGGGCGGTACGTTCACCCTGGGCAATTCCGACAAGACCGTGGCCCTGGCCCCAGCCGCCGCCGCGGATGCCACCCTTAAAATCAGCAGCGGCACGCTCTCCCTTTTTTCCGGCAATGTCAACTGGTCCCAGAAGCTGGTCATGGGGGACGGCACTACGCTGACCGTACAGGACGGTCCGGCCGTTTCCGGATATTATAACTATGACGCCAACTCCATCAACGGGGATGGCTTCACCTTCTCCGGAGCAGCCACGTTCGGCACCGGAGTGAACCTGACCACGCAGTACGGCAAGAATATCAAATTCACGGGCGTGCTTACGGCGGCCTCCGGATTCTCCATCAGCGGCGCCGACAGCGAGTACACTTACTACACCCTCACCGGTACGGAAAACCAGATCGGCGGCACCATCGCCATCACGCGTAATTCAACTTCCCTGGGCATCAACGCTTCCGGGTCCCTCGGCACCGCCGCCGTCACTACTTCCTCCGGCAGCCAGTACCTCACTTATTACGGTACGGCGGGAGAAGCGGCGGACGTCATTGACAACTCCATCACGGGCGCGGGCAACTTCGTGGCGCAATCAGGCTGGGTGCACCTTTCCGAAAACGTAGCGCTTACGGGAACCTACACCGTCAACTCCGGTGCCGTACTTTCCAAGGCGGGCGACATCAATGCCGTCCTTGCGGGGGGCAGGCTGGATGCGGGCAGTGGAACCATGAACGTGACTGGGCTGACGGGGAACGGAACCATCTCCGCCTCCGCAGGGACCATGAATTTCCAGAACGCCGTCACGGTGGGGGAAACGATGGGCATCCTCGCCAACGGCACGGGGACGATTACGGGCGATGTAACCGTGGACGGCGGCCGCCTGTACTACACCTCCATGGACAACGTGGGCACCGTGCTTCAGAACGTGACGCTGACTTCCGGCCTGATTGATTTCTCCGGTTTCCAGGAATTCCAGGACCTGTTCGGTTCCGAAGCCCTGGTGAATACCTCCTACAACCTGGGCGTTGACCTGGGGACGGGCTTCACGCTGGCGGACATTGACGCCTCCCTGTACACCATCACCACCGTTGACGGGAAAACGGTTATTACCTTCACCGGGTCCGGCGCGTATGATACCGCATGGGATTCCGCCTGGGGGCTGGGAAGCGCCCCCTCCTCCGGCGCCGGAACGCTGGCGGACCAGCAGGCGCTGGCCCTGTACAACATCCGCGCCGCATCCATGCAGGAGGGCTTCGGCTCCGTGAACGTCGTGACCGGAACGGGAGACCTGACGGGAGTCACTCTGGCTGGCGGCTATTACAATACGGCAACCAATGCAACGGCCACGGAAATCACCACCGGCATCTGGACGGACGTTCTGGCGGGCAACTACAACCTGATCATCGGCGGCAGTTATGCCAACAACTGGAGCGGCACCGGCAAGTGGAACATCACGGGAGATGTCCATACCCAGATTCAGGGGGATACCTCCGTCAACTGGGTGGTAGGCGGCAACTACAAGGACGGCCAGGGGGCCGGCATCACGGGGAATATTTACGTGTCCGTGGACGGCAATGCCGTGGTGAAGGGGAGCGTGATAGGCGGCGGTACGGCGGCCCATAACTCCACCAACACCATTGACGGCAGCACCTTCGTCGTTGTGCGCAGCATGCAGAGCGTCACGGATGAAGCCGTCTCGCTCAATTCCGTAGCCAGGGGCTTCATCATCGGCGGCAGCGCTTATGAAGCCAACTCCACTTCCAGCGCCACTATCACCGGAAGCACCAATGTGACGATTGACCTGGGGACTGCCACGGGCACCTTCGTCAAGAGCATCGTGGGCGGTTCCTACTCGGGCAGTTCAGGAACGTATACGATCAACGGAGACTCCAACGTCAGCATCACCGCGGGCAGTGACGCCATCTTTACCGGGGCCATTTACGGCGGCGGCTACGGCACTGCCGGAACTTCCACGGTCAAGGGCAATTCCAGCCTGACCCTGGACGGCGGCGCTTACACGGGAGCCCTTTATGCGGGCGGCGGCGGCGCAAGGTCCGCCGTGAACGGGAACGCCACCCTCACCGTCAAAAAAGCCGCGTTCCGCACGGGTAGCACGCTGGGTGTGTCGGAAGGCACGGTGGGAGGCACGTCCTCCCTTCTTCTGGGCGGTTACGGCAATACGGTGGACCAGGCCATCTCCTTCTCCAATACGGTCATCACCGGCTTCGACATCGTGACCATGTTCCAGAACTCCTTCTTTACGGGGAGCCTGAACGTGGACGGCTCCAGCACGCTGGCGCTGGCCGGGGGAGCCGGAACGGGAATCAATGTGAATGGCGCCTTCGCCCTCTCCGCGGAAGGGGAATTGAATCTGGACCTTACCGGATTTGGCGCCTTGACGGACGGAATGTCCGTGCTCTCCACCACCGGGCTGACCAACATCTCTTCCATCAAGGCCGTCTTTGCGGACGGCGTGGCGGGAACCATCACCGTTTCCAACAACGGCAGGGACCTTGTTTTCACCGCGGAAACCCTCCTTCTGTGGGCAGGTGGCGAAAATGGCGTCTGGAGCGCGGAAAACATCTGGACGGATGGAGGCGCTCCCGCCACGTATGCGGACGGCCTGGCGGTTTCCTTTGCAGACCAGGCCGGAGTCGCCACCTCCGTGGTGCAGCTTGATTCCGAGGTCTCCCCCGGTTCCATGCTGGTCCGCAACTCCACCACCCGCTATGAACTGACGGGGACGGGCGCAATCGCCAATACCGCCGTCACCAAGGAAGGCACGGGAACCCTGGTGCTGGGCTCCGCTTCCGTGCTCGGCACGGGAACCACCGTAGCCGTGAACCAGGGCGTTCTGGCGTTCGGGTATGATACGGACCTGCCTGCCACGGGCATCACCTGGGGCGCGGGTTCCTTCCTGGGAGCGGCCAACGGCGCGACGGTCACGGTGAATCTGGGAACCGTGACCAACCCGGCCTTCTCCCTTGCCGCGGATAACAACTCTTTCATCAATCTGGTAACTCCTTCCGACCTTACCTTCGGCAATAACATCACGGGAGCCGGTTCCGTCCGGAAAACCGGTACGGGGCTGCTGAAATTGACGGGGGCCAACTCCGGCCATCTGATCGTGCAGGAAGGCAACGTCCAGATAGGGGGCGGCTCTACCGCCATCAATTGGGGGAGCGCCGGTTCCTCCGTCACCTTGCAGAACGGCACGTCCCTGATCATTGCGGGCAACAGCGCCCACCACACCATCGGCTCTGACCTGATTCTGGGCACGGCGGCGTCTGATGCGGTCTCCGTGAAATGGGTGGACGCCTCCCAGGCAAACGCCACCAATTACCAGCATAACTTTACGGGAACCGTGACCGTCAACGGGGCGGCTTCCCTGGTAGGCCGGGACAACTGGGCCAAGGAAATGGGCTTCACCGGAACGCTCACAGGCGCAGGCTCCCTGACTTACAGCCGCGGAGCTGGTGACGGCAGGTACAACTCCAACGGCAAACTCATCATCGGTGGCGACGCCTCCGGATTTACCGGCATGATCACCATGAACGCCTCCAACGGGTACAGCACGGGGCTTGACATGCGCACCTCCATGGCGCAGGGCGGGGTGACCCTCACGTCCGGCACGGATACCACGGGATTCGCCTTCATGCGCGTGCTGGGAGATATTGAAATCGCCTCCCTGGACGGCACGGCCAACTCCCAGGTGGGCGCCGTGGGCGGCGCACGCACGCTGACGGTGGGTTCCGGCACGTACAACGGGACGCTCACGGACCAGGGCGTTGCCATTGCCTACGGAGCCACCACCATCTCCTATGACACCACCGGAGCCCTGTCCCTGACCAAGGTCAGCGATGAAACGCTGACGCTGGGCGGTACGGTCAGTTATACCGGGCTCACGGACATCCGCGGAGGAACGCTGGCCCTGACTTCCACCGGAGCCACCGCTCTGGGGAATATCACGATGGCCGCCAACACCCGCATGACTACCGCCGGCGCGCTGAATCTGGCGAACAGCTCCACCCTGACGATGGACATCAGTTCCTCCATGGAGGTGGGCGGCGCCTTTGGCGCCGGAACCTTCACCCTCACCCTGAACGGCCTTGAAGGCATTACGGAAGCGGGGGAATACACGCTCATCTCCGCGGCAAGCGGGCTTGACGCCGGAAGCGCCATCTTCAACTGGGCCGGATACACCGGAGACGAAACGCTGATTTACGAACTGGTCCAGACGGGCACCACCCTCAAGCTGGTGGTGACTTCCGCCGGGGACGTGTGGATCTGGCAGGGAACGGAAGGCATGACCTGGAGCGACACGAACACGGGCGCCCAGTGGGGCATTGACGGCTCTGCGGATACGGCCGCCGGGCAGAACCTGGTCTTCAACAGCTCCGGTGCTGGCACCGTTACCCTGTCCGGGGCGGTGAATCCGGCCTCCATCACGGTGAACAACGCCGCGGGCAGCGACTATGTCTTCGCCTCGGACGGCACCGGGAAAATTGCCCAGGGCACGCTGACCAAGCGCGGCGAAGGCAAGCTGACCCTGAATCTGGACAACACGGGCTGGGCGGGAGCCATCTCCATCCAGCAGGGCGAGCTGGTGGCTCAGGTCGCCAACTCCCTGGGTTCCGGAGCCGTCACCGTTACGGGCGGCACGCTCACGCTGGCAACGGCGGACGTCCAGCCGGGCATGGGCATGATCAACCTGCAGGGCGGCAGCCTCAATCTGGCTTCCGGCGCCTTCGCCACGGCATTCACCGCGGATAACATGACGTGGACGGACGGCTCCCTCATCCTGGGTGAAAACGTGACGGCTACCGCCGCCAAGGCCCTGGCCAACGGAAAAACCGTGGAGCTGGCCTCCGGCTCCGTTCTGACGGTCAGCGGCGCCAATGACAACACGGCGCTCAACCTGAACGCCTCCGGGACCGGTACCATTTCCGTGGGGCTGGGAACCAACTACGGAGCCAATGTCCTGAACATGAGCACGGAATTCCAGGGAACCCTGTCCGTGACAGCCGGGTACTTCCAGTTGAACAACGTGACCATGGGAGCGGACGGCACCGTGAACCTGGCGGATTCCAATGTCCGTACGGAATGGAACGGGACGGCCGGGGGAACCTTTGCCAATGACATGGTCTTTACGGGCAACCAGATTTTTGCCACCAAGGACTTCACCCTCAGCGGCGATTTGAGCGGCACGGCGTTCTCCACCCAGGGCGCGGGCAACATCACCCTGACGGGCGGCGTCAACCTGGACGGCCAGCTCAAGGTGCACCGCGGCACGGTCACGGTGAACTCCGCCAATGTGACCAAGCTGGGGGACAGCATAGACATCCAGAACAACTCCACGCTGGCCTTTGCCCGTGACTTCTCCTATGGCGGCGTCATCAGCGGCACGGCCGGCGGCACGGTATCCGTGAACTCCGGAACGCTGGAACTCACCGGGGCTAACACCTTCCTGGGCGCCCTCTCCATTGCAGGCGGCGCCACGGCGCGGCTGGGTGAAGGAAGCGCCTGGGCCGGAACCCTCTCCGGAGCCGGTTCCCTGGTCATTGACACCACCGGGAATATAACGCTGGCGGCTGGCAACACCGGATTTACCGGGGCCACCACCCTTTCCGGAACGGGCACCGTCACTCTGGCGGGGGCTGATTCCCTGGGATCCGGGCGGGTCACCGTCAACAACGGCGTTCTTGACCTGGCCTCCCAGAATGCGGCCAACGTCATCCTGATCACGAAGGGAAGCCTGGCAAACGCGGGCGCCAAGACCACCGGAAACGTGGAAGTGGCAGCCTCCGCCGGAACGCAGGGCACCCTGAACACCATCAATCTGGGAGGCTTGTCCGGCAGTCTCGTCAGCTCCATCGTCATGGAGGACTTCTCCCGGCTTACCGGGATCTCCGGCCCTCTGGACATGACGGGCAAAACGGTGACGCTCAAGCTGGACAGCGGCAGCCTGACCGCGGGCGGAGCAACCGGGCAGGGCGTCATTGACGCGGACAGCCTGACGCTCTCCGCCGCCACCACGACCATCAACCTCAGCAACCAGGGCGTTCTGGACCTGCTCTCCGCCAACCGGGATTCCGCGGACGGCGTGGGACTGGTGCTGACCACGGGAACGCTGACGGTGGACAATTACAAGCAGATCGGCTTCTCCCCGCTGCTGGCCTCCCTGGGCTACGCGGTGACGGAAGTCCTGGGTGCGGACGGAACGCTGATGGTCAGCGGCAATACGGACCTGGTCTACCTGGTGGATACCACCCCCAATTCCGACAACCCCAACATCACCGACTACGCCGCCTTGGACCCCTACAAGGCCGTGGGCATCAACGGAACCACGCTTAATATAAGCCTGGACGGAGCCCCGGACGCCTCCCGGAACGGAGACGGCCTGAAAGTTAGCAACCTGATCGGCAGCAACGGCGCCCTGGTGGTGACGAATACGGCGGCGGATGCGGCGGCCAACCATGCCGTGGTGGACCTGATCCAGAACGTGGACGCCGGCAGCAACAGCTACGGCGGCACCATCAGCGGCGACCATGTGGACTTCATTAAGAAAGGCGCGGAAACCCTCACGGTGGAAGGCAGCTTTACGGGTAATGACTCCAAGCTGAGCTCCACGGAAGGGAACATTGTCCTGAACGGCACGGGCAACAGCCTCACCACGCTGGAACTGGCCGGCGGAGACATCACGCTGGGCGGCAGGAATGACGGCGCTTCCCGTGTAACGACGGTGGAAAACCTGGCCTCCGGCACGGGCGGCGGCACCCTGGACCTGGGTAAAGGCGCCCAGCTCGTAGTCACCGGCCAGCAGGCCGGCAGCCATGTGACGGACGTGACCATCTCCGGGGACGGCACGCTGACCCTGGGCGGGGACGGAACGGACTCCTCCCTGACGCTGGGCAACGGCTCCTCCCTGGACGGCGTTCTGCTGGACGTCCGTGAAGGTTCCGCGCTGTCCACCGCGGCCGGTTCCGTGAACACGGTCTCCGGCCTGACGGGCGGAGGCGCCCTGAAGCTGAGCGGTGCGGAAATGACGGTGGACTCCTCCGCCTCCCATACCTTCACCGGTACGCTGGACGGGGCTTCCGGAACGCTCAACTTCAAATCCGGAAACGGCAGCGTGCAAACCATCAAGGGCGCGGGCAACGCCGGCTACAACCTGAACGTGACCGGCGGCGGTGCGCTGACCCTGGCCGGAGCCCCGGCGGAAGGGGGCAATCCGGCGCAGGCGGCCTACAAGGGCATCACCGTGAACGGCGGCACGCTCAACATCGGCAGCGCAACTGATCCCAAGACCCAGCTCACGCTGGGCACGGACGGCCTGAGCGTAACGGGGAACAGCACGGTGACCATCACCACCTCCTCCACTACGGTGGATGGGCTGGGCAACCCGTTCGTCACGTCCAGCGGAAACATCACGCTGGGTGACGGAACGGGAGAAGTCACGCTGGTCATGAGCAACCTGGATACCCTGGTCACCGGGAATACGGAAACGCTGAACATGGAACTGTTCAAGACGACGGACGGCGCCCTGGTCTCCCTGGGAGACAACGTCACCCTTCAGGACATGATCCTCAGCTCCCTGTATGAAAACCTGCACCTGGCCACCAATGACAGCATGACGGCCATCATCCTCACTGGAACGGCGCGCACGGAAAACATCTTCCGTGACTCCTCCCTCACGCGGAATGCGTCCACCGGGGCTGACCTGCTCTGGAACTCCCGCTACCACATGGAGGAGGGAACCACCCTGCGCGACCTGTACACCTCCGTTCTGCTCTCCCAGAACAGCGGGGACTACTCCGGAGCGGCACGCAAGCTGGCCGCCGCCGCGGGCAGTACGGTCACCAGCCTGGGTATTGCCCAGCGGGACTCCCTGCGTGACCAGATGGGCTGGATACGCAACCGCGTGGCGCAGATGGGCGTGAATCCCGCATACATTAATGAAGACATGCCGTACTTCCATATGTGGATGCAGGGCACCGGGTCTTACGCCAAGCTGGACGCCAAGGGGGATGAGAGCGGCTACAAGCTCTCCACCTGGGGCGGAACGGTGGGCATGGACGTGGATATCAACGACCACCTCACCGCGGGCGCGGCGTTCACGGCCAACTACGGAAGCCTGACCGCGAACGCGGCGGATACGGCGGACGGAGACCTGGACAGCTACTACGTCAACCTGTTCGCCCGCTACCAGTCCCGCAAGTGGTCCCACCTGCTGATCCTGACGGGCGGCTGGAATGACGCCAAACTCACGCGCACGGTGGACTACGGCACAGGCTCCTACCAGGCCCACGGCAGCACGACCGGGTCCGGCTTCGGCGCCATGTATGAACTGGCGTACGACATCGCCCTCAATGAAGACAAGAGCGTGATTCTCCAGCCCCTGTTCAACGCCTCCATCGTGACGACGCGCATGGACGGTTACAGTGAAAGCGGTTCCGCCGGAAACGCCGGCCTGAGGGTGGAAGAGCAGAAGCTGACGACGGCGGCCGTTGCGGTGGGCGCCAGGCTTTCCGGCCTCCTTGGCTCCAACCTCTTCGGGCGGGAAGCCTTGGGAGAAGTCCGGGCGAATGTCTCCCAGGACATGGGCGACCGCCGCGGGCAGGCCAATGTGGGCTTCCTGGCGGACCCCTCCTACACGCGCCCGGTATACGGCGCCAAGGTGGGGGCTACGGCCTTCCAGGTTGGCGTGGGCCTGAGCATCCCGGTGGGCACGCAGAGCGTCATCTTTGCGGACGGGAATGCGGACATCCGCAGCGGCTCCAGCTCCATCAACGGAAGCATCGGCTACCGCTACAACTTCTAAAAGAAGGGAAACTCAGCTAAAAACAAGGCCGTTCCGGAGGATTCCGGAACGGCCTTCTTCGTAATTTTCAGATAAGACGTTAAGTATTAATTGGCTCTTTCCATTACTTCCATTCCCATTCAATGGGCGTTTCCAGGTCCGGGCGGAGCGCCTGGTGCACCGGGCAGCTCAGGGCCGTCTTTTCCAGCATGGAGCGGAGGGGGTGGGTGCCTTCCAGGGGCATGATGGCCTTCAGCTCAATCTTTTCAATCCCCTTGGAGGATTCCACCGCGCGCGCCAGGATGCGCATGCCCTTCAGGTCCACGCCCTTTCTGGCCGCAACTACGGAAACCAGGCTGATCATGCAGGAGGCAAGCGTGGAACCGAGCATCACGCCGGGGGAGGGAAACTCTGCGCGGCCTTCAAAGGAAGCGGGCAGGTCGGTGGCAAAGGTGATATTGGAGGGAATATAGGTGCTCTCACAGCGGAACTGTCCGACGTTCTCCGTTTCGGAGGTGTAATGAGTATCAGTCATAGGAGTAGGACAGTCCGGTCCCGGTTTGGGTTCACCGGAATTTGGTTATTTTTTTACGGAACTATTTACTTTAATCTTGTAAATCCCCCATAATCCATTACACTACTCCTAGAAAAAGAAAGGAGTAGAACATGACGTACCGCGAATTCATTGAAAAATTCCCTGATGATGAGAGTGTTGCAAAATATCTCATTGAAAAACGGTTTGAGGGGAAAATAGTTTGCCCGTTTTGTGGGAAAACGGAGAAGGTTTATCACGCTCACTATAATTGCCGCAATGCCTATTGCAACAACTGTAAGATGGAATTCTCTATTTTCAAGGGAACCATTTTTGAGGAAACAAGAATGCCTTTGAGGCATTGGTTGTATGCTATTAATATGGTTTGTTTGTCTAAAAAAGGGATTTCAGCCATGCAATTGAAAAGGGAATTAGGTGTTTCCTATAAAACCGCTTGGAGAATGATGCACAAGATTAGAGGGGCAATGGCAAAAAGAGAGGTAGGAGAAACTTTTGAGGCGATTGTTGAGATTGACGAAACCTATGTTGGAGGAAAACCCCGGAAGAAGAATGAACATGGGGATGATGACGACTTGCCGAAAAATCCTAGAGGAAGAGGGACAGCTAAAGTTCCTGTTATTGGAGTCAGGGAAAGGGGAACTGGGAAAGTTCATGCCGTCGTTGCTAATAGGAATGAAGAAGGAAAACAATTGACGGGCAAACAATTGTTCAATGTCCTTAGCAAGGTTTGTAAACCTAATACCAAAGTCATGACTGACCAGTTCAAGGGCTACAATATTCTGAACTATCCTAACAATAAGAATCTTACCCGCATCATGATTGACCATAATGTCATGTTTAGTGCGGGCAATGGGGTTCACACTAATGGAATTGAAAGCTTTTGGGCCTTACTGAAAAGAGGTATTCATGGAATATTTCACCATGTCTCTCTCAAACACCTACAGAAATATGTGGATGAATTCTGTTTCAGACAATGTTACAGGAACGAAAATGAAGCCTTTGAGGTGTTGATGGGGTTGTGCTGGAAATGAAAAGCCGCCACCCTGCAACAAGGTGACGGCCAGTCAATGCAAATCAAAGAATCGCCTCCTTCCCCGAAAGGAAGGAGGCCCGTTAATTCACCGCCGAAAATTAGAATGACCAGTTAAAGCCAACTGTGATAAAGTGGTATGGGTCAACATCTGACCAGTATTTCGCTATTTCATATCCAATAACGATGTCTGTTTTTTCTGCAACAGCAAATTTAAAACCGATTAATGCCGAGTAAGTTCCACTAGAATCAGACTCAGAAGCTTTTTCTCCTCCACCAGAGAGTTCCTGTTTATAATAGTGAAAACCAATTTTGCCGCCTAAATAGAAAGTGGCAGAATCAGATAAGGGGACATTGAAAGAATATCCAGCGGTGAAGGGGAATACTTGTTGTTTCCATTTTAACTCCCCTCCGTAGGTTTTAGAACCTGTAAGCGCGCCGAGATTGAAAGATAATTCATGGAAAACAGAACCCGATGGAATGTTAGCGTGAAGTCCTAATTGGGCACCGTACAGGTCTGGCATATCTATTCCATAATCATTTCCTGAGTGGAATCCATACATACCTTTGATACTCATTCCAAAATTGGAATCATACCGTGTTGAATATGCGGAACTATAATTACCTCCTACCCTATAATAATCCCAAGGGTCATTGGATGCTTGGGCTGAAAAAGTACAGGACAATAGGCCTAATGCGTACGTTATAAATAAGTTTCTCTTCATGGTCGTTTATGAGTTGAAGTCATAATGAAGTCACGATTGCCAACAAAGATTCCTCCTTTAGAGTCTCAATTGTGAATCGCAATAATCATCATATGCGAGTTATTAACATAACAAATGCGAACAACGCAAGCTCTTTCTTTCTATGAACTAGGTTCTATCAGATAATCAAACCGCATGTTTACGAGCAATTCCAAGCCTGAACCGGACTATGTGGACACTAAAAAATTAGGCCAATGGCTCAATGAACATTCCATTAGCCGTGCCGAAATAGCCAAGGCTCTTGGAGTCCAAACTACCGTGGTTCATAACTGGTTTGCCCGTCAAAGAATCCCTAAGAACGTACAAGGCTCATTGCGTCATCTAATGAGTAAGGACTATCCTG
This DNA window, taken from Akkermansia muciniphila, encodes the following:
- a CDS encoding autotransporter-associated beta strand repeat-containing protein, yielding MKLHLPLNLLAALLTSFSGVTLGTATFAGVSGLLITVSQTYAADVAFNGTQVNVAAGGNATYDIGTVTASTTLQFAGAGNATITNLNGDAPEAVLTVNRAASGGTALSTLTLNGAGTFNGIISLYSNTTGGTQNNILNLNHALAAQNATIKLGGYGYATGASVLKAGVDTSISKLEHNNAAALITGEGTTLTITGDSSSYGGSFGGTVTVDYTGGGTFTLGNSDKTVALAPAAAADATLKISSGTLSLFSGNVNWSQKLVMGDGTTLTVQDGPAVSGYYNYDANSINGDGFTFSGAATFGTGVNLTTQYGKNIKFTGVLTAASGFSISGADSEYTYYTLTGTENQIGGTIAITRNSTSLGINASGSLGTAAVTTSSGSQYLTYYGTAGEAADVIDNSITGAGNFVAQSGWVHLSENVALTGTYTVNSGAVLSKAGDINAVLAGGRLDAGSGTMNVTGLTGNGTISASAGTMNFQNAVTVGETMGILANGTGTITGDVTVDGGRLYYTSMDNVGTVLQNVTLTSGLIDFSGFQEFQDLFGSEALVNTSYNLGVDLGTGFTLADIDASLYTITTVDGKTVITFTGSGAYDTAWDSAWGLGSAPSSGAGTLADQQALALYNIRAASMQEGFGSVNVVTGTGDLTGVTLAGGYYNTATNATATEITTGIWTDVLAGNYNLIIGGSYANNWSGTGKWNITGDVHTQIQGDTSVNWVVGGNYKDGQGAGITGNIYVSVDGNAVVKGSVIGGGTAAHNSTNTIDGSTFVVVRSMQSVTDEAVSLNSVARGFIIGGSAYEANSTSSATITGSTNVTIDLGTATGTFVKSIVGGSYSGSSGTYTINGDSNVSITAGSDAIFTGAIYGGGYGTAGTSTVKGNSSLTLDGGAYTGALYAGGGGARSAVNGNATLTVKKAAFRTGSTLGVSEGTVGGTSSLLLGGYGNTVDQAISFSNTVITGFDIVTMFQNSFFTGSLNVDGSSTLALAGGAGTGINVNGAFALSAEGELNLDLTGFGALTDGMSVLSTTGLTNISSIKAVFADGVAGTITVSNNGRDLVFTAETLLLWAGGENGVWSAENIWTDGGAPATYADGLAVSFADQAGVATSVVQLDSEVSPGSMLVRNSTTRYELTGTGAIANTAVTKEGTGTLVLGSASVLGTGTTVAVNQGVLAFGYDTDLPATGITWGAGSFLGAANGATVTVNLGTVTNPAFSLAADNNSFINLVTPSDLTFGNNITGAGSVRKTGTGLLKLTGANSGHLIVQEGNVQIGGGSTAINWGSAGSSVTLQNGTSLIIAGNSAHHTIGSDLILGTAASDAVSVKWVDASQANATNYQHNFTGTVTVNGAASLVGRDNWAKEMGFTGTLTGAGSLTYSRGAGDGRYNSNGKLIIGGDASGFTGMITMNASNGYSTGLDMRTSMAQGGVTLTSGTDTTGFAFMRVLGDIEIASLDGTANSQVGAVGGARTLTVGSGTYNGTLTDQGVAIAYGATTISYDTTGALSLTKVSDETLTLGGTVSYTGLTDIRGGTLALTSTGATALGNITMAANTRMTTAGALNLANSSTLTMDISSSMEVGGAFGAGTFTLTLNGLEGITEAGEYTLISAASGLDAGSAIFNWAGYTGDETLIYELVQTGTTLKLVVTSAGDVWIWQGTEGMTWSDTNTGAQWGIDGSADTAAGQNLVFNSSGAGTVTLSGAVNPASITVNNAAGSDYVFASDGTGKIAQGTLTKRGEGKLTLNLDNTGWAGAISIQQGELVAQVANSLGSGAVTVTGGTLTLATADVQPGMGMINLQGGSLNLASGAFATAFTADNMTWTDGSLILGENVTATAAKALANGKTVELASGSVLTVSGANDNTALNLNASGTGTISVGLGTNYGANVLNMSTEFQGTLSVTAGYFQLNNVTMGADGTVNLADSNVRTEWNGTAGGTFANDMVFTGNQIFATKDFTLSGDLSGTAFSTQGAGNITLTGGVNLDGQLKVHRGTVTVNSANVTKLGDSIDIQNNSTLAFARDFSYGGVISGTAGGTVSVNSGTLELTGANTFLGALSIAGGATARLGEGSAWAGTLSGAGSLVIDTTGNITLAAGNTGFTGATTLSGTGTVTLAGADSLGSGRVTVNNGVLDLASQNAANVILITKGSLANAGAKTTGNVEVAASAGTQGTLNTINLGGLSGSLVSSIVMEDFSRLTGISGPLDMTGKTVTLKLDSGSLTAGGATGQGVIDADSLTLSAATTTINLSNQGVLDLLSANRDSADGVGLVLTTGTLTVDNYKQIGFSPLLASLGYAVTEVLGADGTLMVSGNTDLVYLVDTTPNSDNPNITDYAALDPYKAVGINGTTLNISLDGAPDASRNGDGLKVSNLIGSNGALVVTNTAADAAANHAVVDLIQNVDAGSNSYGGTISGDHVDFIKKGAETLTVEGSFTGNDSKLSSTEGNIVLNGTGNSLTTLELAGGDITLGGRNDGASRVTTVENLASGTGGGTLDLGKGAQLVVTGQQAGSHVTDVTISGDGTLTLGGDGTDSSLTLGNGSSLDGVLLDVREGSALSTAAGSVNTVSGLTGGGALKLSGAEMTVDSSASHTFTGTLDGASGTLNFKSGNGSVQTIKGAGNAGYNLNVTGGGALTLAGAPAEGGNPAQAAYKGITVNGGTLNIGSATDPKTQLTLGTDGLSVTGNSTVTITTSSTTVDGLGNPFVTSSGNITLGDGTGEVTLVMSNLDTLVTGNTETLNMELFKTTDGALVSLGDNVTLQDMILSSLYENLHLATNDSMTAIILTGTARTENIFRDSSLTRNASTGADLLWNSRYHMEEGTTLRDLYTSVLLSQNSGDYSGAARKLAAAAGSTVTSLGIAQRDSLRDQMGWIRNRVAQMGVNPAYINEDMPYFHMWMQGTGSYAKLDAKGDESGYKLSTWGGTVGMDVDINDHLTAGAAFTANYGSLTANAADTADGDLDSYYVNLFARYQSRKWSHLLILTGGWNDAKLTRTVDYGTGSYQAHGSTTGSGFGAMYELAYDIALNEDKSVILQPLFNASIVTTRMDGYSESGSAGNAGLRVEEQKLTTAAVAVGARLSGLLGSNLFGREALGEVRANVSQDMGDRRGQANVGFLADPSYTRPVYGAKVGATAFQVGVGLSIPVGTQSVIFADGNADIRSGSSSINGSIGYRYNF